ATTTgtggcggcggcggcggtgATCAAAGCACTGGAGGTGGTGCCGGCGGTGGGCCTTGCGGTGCTTGCAAGTTTCTGAGGAGGAAATGCTTGAAGGGTTGCATTTTTGCACCGTATTTTGACTCAGACCAAGGCACCGCCCACTTTGCGGCGGTTCACAGGGTGTTTGGTGCTAGCAACGCCTCGAAATTGCTGCTCAGAGTCCCGCCACACCGTCGGTTTGATGCGGTGATCACGCTTTGTTATGAGGCGCTGGCTAGGGTTAGGGACCCTGTTTATGGCTGTGTTGGCCATATCTTCTCACTTCAACAGCAGGTACATTCTACTTGGTCTATATAGACAAAGTTTCAGAAATTTTTGAAAGCTAGATAATGACAAGTTGTCGATAATTATTTTGTATATATAATGCAGGTGGTAAATTTACAGGCAGAGTTGGCATACATCCAAGCTCGTATATCAACCCTACAACGTTCGTCATTGCTGGTTCCTCTTCCACTTCCTAGTCTTTCGCCATCCAACATTCAATCTTCGTCGGAACTTGTTCAAACATCACGGTTCAATATGTCTCAGCACGAAGAAATGTCGATGGAAATAGTTAGTTTCCACGATCAACACGACTTCATCGACGAGGGTGACGATCTACATTCGCTTGCTCGGGAATATGTTGCGAGACACTTTCCAGGAGTTAGATTTAGGCCTCCATGTTCGAAATGAATTTATAACTTAATTTAAATTGCAGTAGAAAAGAATGCATTCCGCAGCTCTTTCCAGATGTTGTCAAGCTACGTTTTGTGTGCATCTTGTACTCCTCTATATATATAATCtaaaccaaaaaaattattttggttgCGATCGAGTTGCCCTAAGATTTAATTATAATCATAGCTGCACCCTGGCTGTTGTCTAAAATTTTgacaagaatttaatattatgaatTAAATTTTAGATAAAGAAGAGTCGTCTAGTTGAGTGTGAATAATCATAAAAGTTGATATCCGTAAAACCAAAACTACATATTTGAAAAATCTAAAATAACGGACataattaaattctaaaaacTATTATCGAAAAAGGGAACTAGTGTAAGGTGCAATAAAATTGATATAAGtgtgtatatataaatatcttaatATGTTATTCATTAATTGTGTccatttctttcatttttttgtcaatctaatatatatatatatatatatatatatatatatatatatataaagtgggCAAGTGTATAAACATTACATATATAATGTAAtgattataattaaaaaaacaaggAGGTAGACATTTAATTTTGTATTTATTATGTTTCTATTAACTGATTCATTGTAATATTGCACATGTTTATTTAGCATTCGATTTGAGTGGTAAAAATTTGAGCTCAGAACCGAGCTTAGTggtttttaattttcttttaattttcaattGAAGTTTATAATTCGAGCTTTGATTGAATAGCTGATTTTTTGGAGTGATGACCATCACGCGAGGACATATGGCGAAATATTTGTTATGGAAGACAAAGAAGATAGCTCCGGGAGAACTCACGGCCGGAGGTTGCTTCTTGGGGATCATCATGCAGGACTATATATAATGAAAAGGATTTGATATGTGAGATCGTAAAAACGAGAGGTGTTTGAGGAAATgattgacaaaatttataagcTCTCACAAACAATATAAATTGTTTTAGCTAAATTTAGTCAAACACACTTTAAATCATACAATTTATAAGCTTGCAGTACAacttataaaatatatcagtttataaattgttttaaataaatgtatttaaATACTCTATAAATCATGTCTTATTTGGTTCGGTTTTTACGATATATTAGATATGTATAAATTTCTGGCAATTATTTTTCAATGTCATGTTAGCATTTTCACCAGCACTCCGATGAATTATGATTGAAAgccaaaaaaaatcaaagttaGTGCACCAAATCTCAATTTGAAAACTTAATAAAGCAAAACCCATAACATGCAACACTGAGTTTAAAGTGTACTCATTTTGATATATACGCGTGTAACAAAAATGGAAAATCATAATCTTATGTATTTCTGGTTTTGTGATTTTGGTCatctatattattaaattttagcaGTTTTAGttcgttcttttttttttaattttagattttttCTCAATATGACAACGATATAGTAACAACACGATGCTGATGTATGTAGTATCATTTACACATCagtattcttaattttttttaaaaaaatgaaaatatattaggAGCCTAATTTCTcaaaaaaataagtatttaccATAACAAAAAACTCTAatttcacatataaaaattaacTGAATGACCTATCTAACTTATATCGATCGATTGGTTTGATACCATCTTAACTTTTCCACACGTATATTCATGCTCAGACACATATTAGTAGTATCTAATTCAagtgatttttatttaaaacaagatAATAAATAAACAAGGAAGACCGAATAGGGAAGAAAAATCTTTTtttgaatttcaaaaaaatgaaCCCCGAGAGAATAATTTCTTAATCAATGCCCAGCCGGTATAATCAAATTATGCGTTACGCCAACTTTTCCTTTTGATGGTTCTTGAACCGTTTCGATCTTTCTACAAAAGTTCCACACTCGAAAAACCgcatcattttatgattttatcctCCAGCGACAGTGATCAAAttaaacttcttgaatttgagGTTCGGTTTATAAAATAATCTCGGCTGAAGAAAAGGATGATCATGAAATGGCATtgtgtttttctttctttttttggtTTGCCCTTTAACTGAGTAAGTATAAAAAGTTCCCGGTTCGTCGAGTCTTTGCGTTGTTTACGCGTTTCATTATTGCTTTTCTGAAACAAGGGGTGAGTATTACCTTGGTGCTATGCTTGAACTTGAAGGCGATTGATACGAGTATGTCTGTGAACACGAGTAAATATTGCATGCTGTTCAAAAATTCTTAAATgaataagaaataatttttttcgcgCCGATTACTTGATTCTTTGAGATTGCCAGAAATCGCCTATCTTGTTTAATGTTAATGTGCGTATGAATTGGATCGCACTGCAACTGCTCTCCAACGTATTTTATTGATCTCAAAAGAAATGTGTTTGTGTACAGAGTGTATCAAGCCTTTTATACCATTGCTAACTAATGCTGTTGACTAAGTATTGAAAACTAAGTTGCTCTATTGACTAAGTAttcaaaacacgttttttggTTGGCGTAGTTGGTACTGTGTGACATCCCCCCTCAAGCTCGGAGTAAGTTCAGCATGCCGAGCTTGGAGACTAAGACATGATGCTGATCAGAACCCAAAGCCTTAGTGAAGATATCGGCATGTTGAACGTGAGTTGAAATATGTGATGTGGCAATGGTGTGATCCTGAATCTTCTCACGGATGAAATGACAATCAATATCAATATGTTTAGTGCGTTCATGATATAAAGGATTGGCAGCGATGTGAATGGCGGCTTGATTGTCACAGTGAAGTAAAGTGGGAGAATCAAATTGAAGTCCCATGTCACTGAGGAGGCCGCGTAACCACACAATTTCACATGTTGTGGAAGCCATGGACCTATATTCAGCCTCTGCCGAAGATCGAGAGATAGTGTTCTGTTTCTTTGACTTCCAGGAAATTGGTGAGCCACCAAGTGTAACAATATAACCAGAAACAGATTTGCGGCTCATGGGGCAGGAAGCCCAATCTGAATCACAGTAGGCGTAGAGACGAAAATCACAAGAAGAGGAGAAGAAAATACCCATGCCCGGTGATCCTTTAATGTAGCCAACGATCCTTTCAGCAGCACGCAAGTGGGAAGTCTTGGGGGCTTGCATGAATTGACTAAGGTAGTGCACAGCAAAACAAATGTCTGGACGAGTGATTGTGAGATAAATGAGGCGTCCAATAAGTCGCTGATACACAGTAGGATCAGCTATAGCCGAGTCAGGAATTGGAGAAGTGCATGTAGAAGCAAAGCTTTGGTCAAATGCAGGTGTGGTTAACTTGAGATGTTGTTCCATAGGAGTAGAATAAGGCTTACAACTAGCCATGCCAACATCAGAAATTAACTCAAGGGCATATTTGCGCTGGTTGAGACATATCCCATGTTTTGATTTAGCCACTTCAAGTcctaagaaatatttgagagttCCCAAATCTTTAATCGCAAATTGGGAGTGAAGATAAGTCTTCAATGCTTCAATAGAAGTGGAATCATTCCCTGATATAACGATGTCATCGACATAAACTAATAGAATGGTAATAAGGGCAGCTTGGCGCTTAATGAAAAGTGAATGATCATGTACAGACTGAATAAAACCATGTTGGAGCATCACAGAACAGAATTTTGAGTTCCATTGTCGCGAGGCTTGCTTCAAACCGTACAAGGATTTCAGTAGTTTGCAAGCATGGTTTCTTTTGTTGGAATGTTCAAAACCTGGAGGAATGGACACGTAGATGTCCTCTGTAAGGTCTCCTTGTAGAAAGGCGTTGGTCACATCCATTTGTAATAAAGGCCAATTATTGGCAGCAGCAAGAGACAAAAGACAGCGGACATATGCGATttttgcaactggagaaaatgtGTCATGATAATCAATGCCATATTGTTGAGTATAGCCTTTGGCAATAAGCCGAGCTTTGAATTTGTTGATAGTCCCATCGGCATTGTACTTAATCTTATAAATCCAACGACAACCGATAGGCTTCTTGCCCGTAGGAAGAGGTACAATTGCCCATGTTTTGTTAGCCTCAAGGGCTTAAATTTCAACTTCCTTAGCCTTTGTCCAACGTGGATCAGTGGAGGCTTCTTTATAAGAAGTTGGTTCGGAGAGTTGGGAAATTGAGGCAAGAAATGATTGGCGAGAAGGAGAAACATGATTATAACCAAGGTATTGGGATAAGTGATATTGTGGGTTTGGTGAAGAAGTATTTACAGTAGAACAGATAAAATCCTTTGTCCATATTGGTGGTCTTGACTGTCGGGAAGGTCGTTTGTGATGAATTGGAGGGGAATTCTGAGATGGAGGGGTGGGAGAAGGAACAAGCAAAGGTGTAATTAAGGCATCATCATCATGATCAGCAGAATGCAGTGAGGGCCAAGGAGAAAAAACATTCGAAGATTGGGTTATGGTAGCAAACGGAAATATGTCCTCATGAAAAATGACATCCCGGGACACTGTGAAGCGGTTGCTAGAAGGATCAAGGAGTTTAAATCCCTTTTGATGAGGTGGAAAACCAAGAAAGATGTAAGAATGAGCTCGAACATCAAATTTATGTGTGGGACGAAGGTTGGTGGCATAACAGAGGCAACCAAACACTTTAATATGGTCAATGTTGGGGCTTTCTTGAAAAGAACTTTATATGGTGTTTTGTTTTCAAGTAGAGGAGTAGGGGTACGATTTATCAAataagcagcgtgtaaaatacACTCACCCCAATGGATGTCAGGAATTGAAGCTTGAAATTTAATGGCTCTAGCAACATTGAGTATATGTCGGTGCTTGCGTTCAACAAGTCCGTTTTGTTGGGGTGTATACGGACATGAACTCTGATGGAGGATGCCAAGAGAATTGAACAGATCATGACACTCAGAATTGAAAAATTCAGAACCATTGTCTGTCCTAACATTCTTAACTGGAGTTTGAAATTGAGTGGAAACAAAAGCAAAGAATTGTTTTAGGATTCGGGGAGTGTCAGATTTGAAATGCATCAAGAATACCCATGTACACCtcgaaaaatcatctacgaggGTTAAAAAATATTTGGCACCTTCATGAGTGGGTACACGATAGGGACCCCATATGTCCATGTGCACAAGGTGAAAACAGTGAGGCGATGAATGTCTCGTAACCACAGGAAACGAACTTCGAGTCTGTTTGGCAAGGGGACATATATTGCAGTGGTGTGTAAGTTTGTGTTGGGATATGAATGGCAAATATTGTAAACGAGTAACAGACATATGGCCAAATCTTTTGTGCCAAAGATCAATGTTATTATTCAAATGAGATGAGATATGACAAGCAGCTATATGTTTCGAAGGGATGGTAATGGGAGTACATGATGGATTATCAGCAGATAGGGTGGGACTTGCAAGGTAATATAAGCCATCTCTGAGTCTACCAATCCCCATTATCTTCCCAGTCAAGATTTCCTGAAATAAACAAAAGGATGGATATAACACAACACAGCATTGATTATCTTTGGTGAATTGGGAAATGGATAGAAGATTAAATTTGAATGTGGGGACATGGAGCACTTTTGATAATGTGTGAGATGAGGATAGCTGAATAGAACCAGTAGAAGTAATGGGAATAGAATTACCATTTGGTAGATTAACTGATCCAGCGGAAGAAAGGCATGGTTGAGGATTTTGAAGTCCAGCAGAGGTACCTGAAATATGAGCATTTGCACCACTGTCCAATATCCATTCGTTAGTGGCCGAGAAAGACATTAAGCTGGTAGCCATACCTGCTAAGTTTGCTGATGGTGGAGAGTTGATAGTTGAATTCTCAATGAGGCTCAGAAGTTTTGCATATTGAGTTGGGGTAAAATGTGCGGAAGATGGTGGAGTAGACTGTGAACTAACAGGAGGTGTTGGCGCATCACTGATAGAGGTGTGAGCAACTAGTCGTGCATTCTTTGAAGGAGGCTTAAAACTCTTGTTTTGAGGAAAGTTTCTGTGTAGCTTATGCCCCGGAGGATAACCAATCAAGCGAAAACAATTGCTTTTTGTATGTCCTAGTACAGAGCAGTGATCACACTTGATAGTCTCTGAATACTTGGAGGATGAAGAATAGAATGCTGTTGTGGGGGCATCTGCAATGGGTTGGAAGACCAGTACATTTCGATGTGCTTCTTCTCGACAGACAAGTGAATATGCATGGCTAACCGATGGGAGTGGTTGCATCAAGAGGATTTGACTTCTAACTGAACTATAACTATCATTCAGCCCCATGAGAAATTGAATTAAGCGCTGTTGTTGCTCATGTTCAACATATGCTCTGGAATTGGGACAATCACAAGATGGAGAAGCAATTAACGAAGCTAGCTCATCCCACAGCTGCTTGAGCTTCGAGAAATAAATGGAAACAGTGACTGATCCCTGGGATAACCGAACAATGTCCCGATGAATTGTATAGATTCGAGAAccacaaattttatcgaatcgttCCTTAAGATCTGCCCAAACACTTGATGCGTCACTTGCGTAAACAAGTCCACAGAAAATTTCTTTAGAAACCGAAGAAAATATCCAAGGCAACACCACTGCATTACATCGTTCCCACTGATATAACGTAGGAGAATTCGGAGCTGGTTTGCTACAAGTGCCATTAATGAATCCAAGCTTATTTTTCGCATGAAGTGCAATTTTCATTGCTCTGCTCCAAACACTGTAATTTTCAGCTCCAATCAATGGATCAGCAACTAGAGACGTACCAGGAGCATCAGATGGATGCAAATATAACGGATCGTTGAAGCTGAAGGTGGAGATTGGATTCGCCATGATCTTCgagcaaaaaaaaattcaatgtaTGCGAGATTCTTCAAATTTATGCAAGTTCAGATTTGAATCACTCAATAGCAGATCAATAGCAGAGCTCCCAACCTGCATACGcatcaaaattgaaaaaattgctctgataccatgttaatgTGCGTATGAATTGAATCGCACTGCAACTGCTCTCCAACGTATTTTATTGATCTCAAAAGAAAAGTGTTTGTGTACAGAGTGTATCAAGCCTTTTATGCCATTGCTAACTAATGCTGTTGACTAAGTATTGAAAACTAAGTTGCTCTATTGACTAAGTAttcaaaacacgttttttggTTGGCGTAGTTGGGACTGTGTGATTTAAAAGTTGAAGGTTGGTCTCTGGTGCTACTCTGTTTCTTTTATCTCGTATGATTGGCCGATTTCATAAGGgctgtttttcttttttccttttgatTTTCTGTACATCAGTTGAGTTTCATATGTCTTGAAGTGTATTTCTACAGCTGAGCATTCTCTGTTGGGTGTGGTTGAGGATTTTGGTTATTTCCTACTCTATTATTAAGAACGTGGCTATTATAGTACCTATATTTGGTAGGTTGATAtgttaaaaaaacaaatcttatttttaattaatttataatttattttatgtatATCTTAACCCACATAAAACTTAAAAGATTGATCAAACAGTTGCCCAATCTTTAATTGGTTGACAAAATATTTGACTAATTAATAAACTAATGCGCATGCCAGCACTACTAGTAGTTCTGAATGAGATTGGTGAATTTGTTTGGTATAATAGAATGGATATTCTGTTATTTATTTCTCACCTTCATGTCACAAAGTATAAATCGAAGTAACAGGAGAAAATTTACCACTACTGTGTTTGCCTTTTAAATGTGAACAGGTTGGATTGGTTCTTGAATTTATATATTTCTAAGTTGACGGTGTTATTTGATTGATCTTTATGTGATTCAAACTTATTCATTTCAACTATAGAAGTTAGATGATCTACTGCTTAGTAGTAATATTTGGCCATCTTTCTAGTACTTTAGTGTTTTGGTGTTCTTGGTTCAAAACTTCATGCACCCCAATATACTCATGGTGCTTTTCTTGTGTGTACTACTTCTGGTGCAGTTGTCTTTGCAATAATAACCACCTCATGGATCAGCCTTCACAAATGGAAACAATTTGTGGTTCTCTTTTATCTGAGCTGCAGGTGATCTCACACTATCTcagtgttatttatttatttatttctcttCGGTGAATTCAAAAAAGTTGGCTTATTACGCGAACATAAAGTCTTCATAcacaaaataattgttttgtgGAATAAGAAAATGTGGGATGGAATTGGAGAGCCTGATAACGAAAGGGACCAAATACTTTTTGAACTTGAACAAGTGTTTGGAGTGTATCGGAGAAAAGTGGATCAGGCAAGCCATTGTCGAGCTCAGATGAGACAATCACTTGCCGACTCAGAGGCACAAGTTGTAGACATTTCTGCTACATTGGGAGAGCAACCAGTTCATATATCGAAGGTAAGGAAAAGAGTTCTAGGAGTTCTGGGAATCGCACAGTATGTGATAACTTTGTGTGAATCATAAAATGCTACCATCTTTGACTGGGTGAAGATATTTGAATTATAAATGATACCAAGTTTCTGTTTTAACCAGAGTTTTGGAGTTTGAAAAAAAAGGCTTCCGGACATAATGCGTCAACTTGAAGATATTAAAAAGAAAACGAGAGGAAGGGTCAATTTGCAGAGGTTTTGAAACGAATAAATATCATCTGTAAGGAGCTTTCTGGATCCATGGAGAGTAAAGTGATCATTGATGAGGGTGATTTATCACTGAAAAGCTTAGATGATTTACAAAATCAGTTGTGTTTGTTGTAGAAAGAGAAGGTTCGTTTCTTGCATTTGTTCACTTctgttaattttgtttatattgacattaattttgcaaaaaaaaaaaaattaaaaatggtaGTACTATGGATATGCCAGAACTGAAAAACAAAGATTTTCTTTTGGTTAATCAAGCAGCGTAAACAAAAATTGAAGGCTTGGTATGTGTGTGTTAATAAATACAAGTTTCATCTTGTTTGATAGTTCTTTAGTTACTACCATATTTGGGCATGATTTTTCTATACGCAGAGTGAACGCCTAAAACATGTGCTCGGCCAATTGAATGTTCTCAACTCTCTTTGCTTGGTGCTTGGGATGGACTACAAATTAAAAATTCGAGATAGTCATCCAACTTTGGAGGATTCATGTGACATGAAAAGCATAAATGTTAATACGGTCGAGAGATTGTCTGCTACAATTCACAGGCTCAAGGATGCCAAGTTGCAGCGCATGCAAAAGGTATACCATTTTCTAGTGAACTTTCTTAtctactttttcttatttta
The nucleotide sequence above comes from Primulina tabacum isolate GXHZ01 unplaced genomic scaffold, ASM2559414v2 Contig622, whole genome shotgun sequence. Encoded proteins:
- the LOC142534619 gene encoding LOB domain-containing protein 19-like; this translates as MNICGGGGGDQSTGGGAGGGPCGACKFLRRKCLKGCIFAPYFDSDQGTAHFAAVHRVFGASNASKLLLRVPPHRRFDAVITLCYEALARVRDPVYGCVGHIFSLQQQVVNLQAELAYIQARISTLQRSSLLVPLPLPSLSPSNIQSSSELVQTSRFNMSQHEEMSMEIVSFHDQHDFIDEGDDLHSLAREYVARHFPGVRFRPPCSK
- the LOC142534621 gene encoding uncharacterized protein LOC142534621 codes for the protein MANPISTFSFNDPLYLHPSDAPGTSLVADPLIGAENYSVWSRAMKIALHAKNKLGFINGTCSKPAPNSPTLYQWERCNAVVLPWIFSSVSKEIFCGLVYASDASSVWADLKERFDKICGSRIYTIHRDIVRLSQGSVTVSIYFSKLKQLWDELASLIASPSCDCPNSRAYVEHEQQQRLIQFLMGLNDSYSSVRSQILLMQPLPSVSHAYSLVCREEAHRNVLVFQPIADAPTTAFYSSSSKYSETIKCDHCSVLGHTKSNCFRLIGYPPGHKLHRNFPQNKSFKPPSKNARLVAHTSISDAPTPPVSSQSTPPSSAHFTPTQYAKLLSLIENSTINSPPSANLAGMATSLMSFSATNEWILDSGANAHISGTSAGLQNPQPCLSSAGSVNLPNGNLDWEDNGDW